The following coding sequences lie in one Vibrio spartinae genomic window:
- a CDS encoding glycoside hydrolase family 9 protein, protein MNQKRLTIATIISCGVIGLGGCSVKSASSNHHDSVHSENLLTNGHFSQGTDGWWAAGATLKSSDQMGCITFDKKGANPWDVILGQSGLALKKGEVYQIQFQAKAYQPIRVKTLVQHDGAPYTSYFLKDTALNQELKSFHYSFKPSANDAKVQLQFQMGTAQPTTVCVKDISLSGPQYIKKANLSKVQVNQVGYFVDGPKRAVIATQKTSPLAWKLLDANNHEIAQGKTTPFGLNKASGEQVQMIDFSNVHKPVSKAVLEVDGQRSHPFTIDNAIYRKMKYDALSFFYQQRSGIDILPEYVQRKNLARPAGHLPEVVTCFNKTDAKGNDWPGCDLSLDVTGGWYDAGDQGKYVVNGGISVWTLMNYYEREKLAHPNHTSAFADGQVKIPENHNKYNDLLDESRWMMSFMLAMQAPEHSKVWVPVGDQSKQLNHLKLTQIDASGMVFHKVADDAWTGMPLPPHKDPKKRFLSYPTTAATLNLAATAAQCARVWENTDPAFAKRCLVSAEKAWKAANLHKNVYAYDNFVGSGPYDDTQLSDEFYWAAAELFTTTGKKEYRDAIQSSPYYLTTPKGDANATGDLYWQGVSTAGTITLAMVPNQLPKADKAKARANIIHTADMYLRAIAKEGYHIPYSATEYTWGSNSNFMNRSIFLGIAYDFTHNPKYADAVIDAMDYILGRNPLDQSYVSGYGSRPLMNPHHRFWAHSIDQNSPLVPPGVLSGGPNSISFSDPVASSMKGKCIGQMCWKDDIGAWTLNEVTVNWNAPFFWTASFLDDFRAHK, encoded by the coding sequence CGCGACTATTATTAGTTGCGGTGTTATTGGATTAGGTGGTTGCTCGGTGAAGTCCGCTTCATCCAACCATCATGACAGTGTCCATTCAGAAAATTTACTCACCAATGGTCATTTTTCTCAAGGAACCGATGGATGGTGGGCCGCTGGTGCGACACTGAAATCGAGCGATCAAATGGGGTGTATTACCTTTGATAAAAAAGGTGCTAACCCTTGGGATGTCATTTTAGGCCAATCCGGACTCGCTCTGAAAAAGGGAGAAGTTTACCAAATTCAATTTCAGGCGAAGGCATACCAACCGATCCGGGTAAAAACCTTGGTCCAACATGATGGCGCGCCCTACACCAGCTACTTTCTCAAAGATACAGCCTTGAATCAGGAACTGAAGTCATTCCACTATTCATTCAAACCCTCAGCCAACGATGCTAAGGTGCAACTTCAGTTTCAAATGGGAACGGCACAGCCGACGACTGTTTGCGTCAAAGATATTTCACTCTCCGGCCCTCAATACATCAAGAAAGCGAACCTCTCGAAGGTTCAGGTCAATCAAGTTGGCTACTTCGTTGATGGTCCTAAGCGAGCTGTGATTGCCACACAAAAAACATCGCCCTTAGCATGGAAACTGTTAGACGCCAACAATCATGAGATTGCTCAAGGAAAAACCACACCATTTGGTCTGAATAAAGCCTCCGGTGAACAAGTTCAAATGATCGATTTTAGCAATGTTCACAAACCTGTCAGCAAAGCAGTACTCGAAGTTGATGGTCAACGTAGCCATCCCTTTACCATTGATAACGCGATTTACCGGAAAATGAAATACGATGCGCTTTCTTTCTTTTACCAACAGCGGAGCGGCATTGATATTTTACCCGAATATGTACAGCGAAAAAATCTGGCTCGTCCGGCGGGACATCTTCCGGAGGTGGTTACTTGTTTCAATAAAACCGATGCCAAAGGCAATGATTGGCCGGGATGTGATCTCTCTTTAGATGTGACCGGTGGATGGTATGACGCCGGGGATCAAGGGAAGTATGTTGTCAATGGTGGCATCTCTGTCTGGACCTTGATGAACTACTACGAACGAGAAAAACTGGCCCACCCGAACCACACCAGTGCGTTTGCTGACGGTCAGGTGAAAATCCCAGAAAACCATAACAAATATAATGACTTGTTAGATGAATCCAGATGGATGATGAGTTTTATGCTGGCGATGCAAGCCCCTGAACATTCAAAAGTCTGGGTACCGGTTGGTGACCAATCTAAACAATTGAACCATTTGAAACTGACACAGATTGATGCCAGTGGAATGGTTTTCCACAAAGTTGCGGATGATGCGTGGACAGGCATGCCGCTGCCACCGCATAAAGACCCCAAAAAACGTTTCTTAAGCTACCCAACCACCGCAGCAACGCTGAATCTGGCAGCCACTGCCGCACAATGTGCACGAGTCTGGGAAAACACGGATCCAGCCTTTGCTAAACGGTGCCTTGTTTCAGCAGAAAAAGCATGGAAAGCCGCGAATTTACATAAAAATGTGTATGCTTATGACAACTTTGTCGGCTCCGGCCCATATGATGACACCCAATTAAGTGATGAATTCTACTGGGCAGCCGCTGAATTATTTACCACCACAGGCAAGAAAGAGTATCGAGATGCCATCCAGTCTTCACCTTATTATCTGACCACGCCTAAAGGGGATGCCAATGCGACCGGTGATCTCTACTGGCAAGGCGTCAGCACTGCGGGAACGATCACGCTGGCCATGGTACCAAATCAGTTACCTAAGGCAGACAAAGCAAAAGCACGAGCGAATATTATTCATACTGCCGATATGTATCTGCGCGCAATCGCCAAAGAAGGTTACCACATTCCTTACAGTGCAACTGAGTATACATGGGGGTCAAACTCTAATTTCATGAACCGGAGTATCTTCTTAGGCATTGCTTATGACTTTACCCATAATCCGAAATACGCTGACGCAGTCATTGATGCCATGGACTACATTTTAGGACGCAATCCGCTTGATCAGTCTTACGTGTCTGGTTATGGCAGTCGCCCGCTGATGAATCCGCATCATCGTTTTTGGGCCCATTCAATCGACCAGAACTCACCACTGGTCCCACCCGGTGTGTTGTCTGGTGGCCCGAACTCGATCAGCTTCAGTGATCCAGTCGCATCATCAATGAAAGGGAAATGTATCGGACAAATGTGTTGGAAAGATGACATTGGTGCGTGGACGCTAAATGAAGTAACCGTTAACTGGAATGCGCCATTCTTCTGGACAGCGAGTTTCCTCGATGATTTTAGAGCACATAAATAA
- a CDS encoding LacI family DNA-binding transcriptional regulator, with protein MDKTNKNMAPTAYEVAKLANVSPSTVSRYFNRTSYVSNDKTAKIEEAIRALGYKPHIHVDRLEKTRSMTIGVLVQNPDSPYTSSLLIDMEKVLVEHGYSLLISVNSWQATLISHSLDYLLKSNVDAIIIISGNVDKKLIQKCSEKMPVVAVGYNIEGERIKSISLDNTMGGYLATLHLIQLGHVNIAHIKGLADHDDAISRFEGYKKALDEAGIGFKDKLVVEGDFSIKTGYEKMVELIESKVYFSAVFAANDLTAYGVIRALNEYGYTVPDDVSVIGFDDLPISPYFTPSLTTLHQPLDELGAISARCILKLLSGETEVVRLPPMSLITRDSTKSRYQ; from the coding sequence ATGGATAAGACTAATAAGAACATGGCACCTACCGCTTACGAAGTAGCGAAGCTTGCGAATGTATCCCCCAGTACCGTTTCCCGGTACTTTAACCGAACGTCTTATGTGTCCAATGACAAGACCGCCAAAATAGAAGAAGCAATTCGGGCGTTAGGGTATAAACCTCATATTCATGTTGATCGACTCGAAAAAACACGTTCGATGACAATTGGTGTGCTGGTGCAAAACCCCGACAGTCCATATACCAGTAGTTTGCTGATTGATATGGAAAAGGTACTCGTAGAACATGGGTATTCTCTTCTGATTTCCGTCAATAGCTGGCAGGCGACGTTGATCTCACACTCTTTAGATTATCTGCTTAAAAGCAATGTCGATGCGATTATCATCATTTCCGGCAATGTTGATAAAAAATTGATCCAAAAGTGCTCAGAGAAAATGCCGGTCGTTGCGGTTGGGTACAATATTGAAGGTGAAAGAATTAAATCGATCTCTTTGGATAATACAATGGGAGGATATTTAGCAACGTTGCATTTAATCCAGCTAGGCCATGTGAATATTGCCCATATCAAAGGGTTAGCGGATCATGACGATGCGATTTCTCGGTTTGAAGGATATAAAAAGGCACTCGATGAAGCCGGTATCGGATTCAAAGATAAACTCGTTGTCGAAGGTGATTTTAGTATCAAGACCGGCTATGAGAAGATGGTTGAACTGATTGAATCCAAAGTCTATTTTTCAGCCGTTTTTGCCGCGAATGACTTAACTGCCTATGGCGTCATTCGGGCACTCAACGAGTATGGGTATACAGTTCCGGATGACGTTTCTGTGATCGGCTTTGATGATCTCCCCATTTCTCCTTATTTTACGCCGTCGTTGACGACTTTACACCAGCCTTTAGATGAATTAGGTGCGATTAGTGCGCGATGTATTTTAAAGCTGTTAAGTGGTGAAACAGAGGTTGTCAGGCTGCCACCAATGAGTTTAATTACCCGGGATTCCACTAAATCGAGGTATCAATAA
- a CDS encoding GH116 family glycosyl hydrolase has protein sequence MMNNKIPYTSYYGLASELCSQGEAVEFLQPWYTPVSTTPENTGMAVGGIGSTFTLTPKGETPNFSFIPGIYIDCSQEQINFNDFYISVMDDLDVDNLRIRHLEELERFLTFYPVTFAGVELEIDDESNTLSRIKQGLCGLNFYLENQERFARWQIEFTEKTQHLIHQAPQALATQLWVAMEFFNGLLVNESAEISSLASRRTTDIDAVKSEDIHYQALYPIAQYEYTHFDEVKVQRKVVSPIMKGDEKLCSLPLHWNHFHLENCSGVTKLVTLAQPFDNLIGSTYQKSRQGVQDSSCSLVRNAIQQQHHAAEISDEQRQFIGVSLTSDSPYRSDIEGEVLYGVVADHADLNSGKVTITVKPTLYGSQLDEVLVAALNIGSTNRYFDCGTYTGRESLSALVVVQVELQPGESLDLRFLQVMDHSKIWLDNWHSEKAYSRFFPKRDRATLMATEMLSQLESIEERIIRQQIALYDSVAQQMKARESAVSFSTMAMNTLSFLAESTVWDCDDRFLVKECVDYPFFNSLDVYFYGSFAILYLLPRLDGKVMEAFAQAILSEDDTPRRYWEYAERPCADVSDDKYLGVRAVYGAVIHDLGSPFDIQPDAYSWHNVKEWKDLAPKFILMVYRHYQETGNHAIIEACWPAVQESIHYLSSLIEPGDTLPLVHGTDDTFDNLSSHGVAIYCASLWVAGLQVASQLAQMMGEQLLASEYQQRADAALETLEQSLWDEQKGYYHFSATPIQVKHLTGHDYQPLKQLGLALSGDRMADVRLLNDYLNRVDQHSEQSRFEQRLEKKQQLLTIAPLAFSQEYHAMAMDSDNSFGDALVADTYLKLMGMDGLFRPDRVNRTLDFIYQTNYLENSPHLGVANMTLADGAPHDAFQAQDVWGGVQFSVASALKLAGKYDQAETLLKTVYNTLYHSAKIPFAAPEGFNGSARVTACDLQMLLALNETEANRCLQSLKSVHAMLEDGRVSPTLCAEKAEFMREFVDKGFDEEQVETLYTWLIRQSMKYTAGRYFRPGMIFSYIYR, from the coding sequence ATGATGAATAACAAAATACCCTATACAAGTTATTATGGGCTTGCGAGTGAACTCTGCAGTCAAGGCGAAGCCGTTGAGTTTCTTCAGCCGTGGTATACACCCGTCTCGACCACGCCAGAAAATACGGGGATGGCTGTCGGTGGCATTGGGTCGACATTCACACTGACCCCAAAAGGCGAGACGCCGAATTTCAGTTTTATTCCCGGCATCTATATTGATTGTTCCCAAGAACAAATTAATTTTAATGATTTTTATATTTCGGTGATGGATGACCTTGATGTTGATAATCTCCGTATTCGTCATCTTGAGGAGTTAGAGCGCTTCCTGACATTCTATCCAGTGACTTTTGCTGGGGTTGAGCTCGAAATCGATGATGAATCGAACACCTTATCAAGAATAAAACAGGGTCTGTGTGGTTTAAATTTCTATCTTGAGAATCAGGAACGATTTGCTCGTTGGCAAATTGAATTTACCGAGAAAACACAGCATTTGATTCACCAAGCGCCTCAGGCGCTGGCAACCCAACTTTGGGTCGCGATGGAGTTCTTTAATGGGTTACTGGTCAATGAGTCAGCCGAGATATCCTCTCTGGCGTCTCGTCGCACCACTGATATTGATGCCGTAAAATCAGAAGATATCCATTATCAAGCCTTATACCCGATTGCACAGTATGAATACACCCACTTTGATGAGGTTAAAGTACAGCGTAAAGTCGTGTCTCCGATCATGAAAGGGGATGAAAAACTGTGTTCTCTGCCGCTGCACTGGAATCACTTTCATTTAGAAAACTGTTCCGGGGTCACCAAGTTAGTCACGTTAGCGCAGCCTTTTGATAACCTGATTGGTTCAACCTATCAGAAAAGCCGTCAAGGTGTTCAGGATTCATCATGTTCACTGGTTCGCAACGCGATTCAACAGCAGCATCACGCAGCCGAAATAAGCGATGAACAGCGGCAGTTTATCGGAGTGAGTTTAACCAGTGACTCTCCATATCGTTCTGATATTGAAGGGGAAGTTCTATATGGTGTGGTGGCGGATCATGCGGACCTGAATTCAGGTAAAGTGACGATTACCGTAAAACCGACCCTGTATGGCTCGCAACTGGATGAGGTGTTAGTTGCGGCATTAAATATCGGAAGCACCAATCGCTATTTTGATTGTGGAACTTACACGGGGCGCGAATCACTGTCAGCTTTAGTGGTTGTACAAGTCGAATTACAGCCCGGAGAATCGCTGGATTTAAGATTTTTACAAGTGATGGATCACAGTAAAATTTGGCTGGATAATTGGCATTCCGAAAAGGCCTATAGCCGCTTTTTCCCGAAGCGTGACAGAGCGACACTCATGGCGACAGAAATGCTGTCTCAACTGGAATCGATTGAAGAACGTATCATCCGGCAACAGATCGCACTCTATGACTCGGTTGCCCAACAGATGAAAGCGCGCGAGAGTGCGGTCAGCTTTTCTACCATGGCGATGAATACCTTATCGTTTCTTGCAGAGTCAACGGTTTGGGACTGTGATGATCGGTTTTTAGTTAAAGAGTGTGTGGATTATCCGTTCTTTAATTCGCTGGATGTCTATTTCTATGGCTCTTTTGCGATTCTTTATCTGTTACCACGCTTAGATGGCAAAGTGATGGAGGCATTTGCGCAGGCTATCTTGTCTGAGGATGATACCCCCCGGCGTTATTGGGAATATGCCGAGCGGCCTTGTGCTGACGTGAGTGATGATAAATATTTAGGGGTCCGTGCGGTTTACGGTGCCGTTATTCATGATTTAGGCAGCCCGTTCGATATCCAGCCAGATGCTTATAGCTGGCATAATGTTAAAGAATGGAAAGACCTTGCGCCTAAGTTTATTTTAATGGTTTATCGTCATTATCAGGAGACCGGCAATCACGCGATCATTGAGGCTTGCTGGCCTGCGGTGCAAGAGAGTATTCATTATTTGTCTTCTCTGATTGAACCCGGTGACACGCTGCCGTTAGTGCATGGAACCGATGATACATTTGATAATCTCTCTTCACATGGCGTTGCCATTTATTGTGCGAGTTTGTGGGTTGCAGGGTTGCAGGTGGCGAGTCAATTAGCCCAAATGATGGGGGAACAACTACTCGCAAGCGAATATCAACAACGCGCGGATGCTGCTCTTGAAACCTTAGAACAGAGTTTGTGGGATGAGCAAAAAGGCTATTACCATTTCTCTGCAACCCCGATTCAAGTGAAACACCTGACTGGGCACGACTACCAGCCTCTCAAACAGTTAGGGCTGGCCCTGTCGGGGGATCGTATGGCCGATGTCCGGCTCTTGAATGACTATCTTAATCGTGTTGATCAACACAGTGAACAGTCTCGATTTGAACAGCGATTGGAGAAGAAACAGCAGCTTTTAACAATTGCTCCGCTGGCATTCAGCCAAGAATATCATGCGATGGCCATGGATTCTGATAATAGTTTCGGTGATGCGTTGGTTGCAGATACCTATCTGAAACTGATGGGGATGGATGGACTATTTCGTCCAGATCGAGTGAACCGGACACTCGATTTTATCTACCAAACTAATTACTTAGAAAACAGTCCCCATTTGGGGGTTGCCAATATGACCCTTGCTGACGGTGCACCGCATGATGCTTTCCAGGCTCAGGATGTTTGGGGTGGGGTTCAGTTTAGTGTCGCGAGTGCGCTTAAATTAGCCGGGAAATATGATCAGGCCGAGACGTTACTGAAGACCGTTTATAATACGCTGTATCACTCCGCCAAAATTCCGTTTGCAGCACCGGAAGGATTCAATGGATCTGCCCGGGTGACCGCCTGTGATTTACAGATGTTACTTGCGCTGAATGAGACTGAGGCAAACCGATGCCTACAGTCTTTAAAATCGGTTCATGCGATGCTTGAAGACGGGCGCGTTAGTCCGACGCTTTGTGCTGAGAAGGCGGAATTCATGCGTGAGTTTGTCGACAAGGGGTTCGATGAGGAGCAAGTTGAAACACTGTATACGTGGCTCATCAGACAAAGTATGAAATATACCGCAGGGCGTTATTTTAGACCGGGGATGATTTTTTCTTATATTTATCGTTAA
- a CDS encoding GH36-type glycosyl hydrolase domain-containing protein → MKFGYFDDKNKEYVATTPCTPIKWCNYVGTLNFGGLVDSNGGILLCKEDPALNRITKYITQMPNADFKGSTLYLKVRHQNGEVTIFSPFYTPTLKPLDKFENHTGLSYTTIIAEAYGVRCESTFFVPKQDPVLLQDIKITNISGDDLHVDVIPVVEFTHFDALKQLVNADWVPQTMILKAHQQAQGHTVLEQYAFMKRDYAVNLLTADRPATSFDGDRQQFLGNHGYGSWAAPEALNGAELTNSECLRGDNIGALNLRLGWLKPQQTERTVVQLTQMASLAIAQPLLEKYRDHQVVDQAFADLGEFWDGYLSAIQVTTPDSAMNSMLNVHNPRQCHTTKNWSRYLSLYQLGYGARGIGFRDSSQDILGVMTHMPEEAREFIERLLSVQNTDGSAMHQFFPSTMEANAGDSREEEDRPDYYGDDHLWIVYAVTQYVKETGNADFLNQTIPYYQKDKQGKPVDSGTVWDHLCRAIAFTQTHTGQHGLPLLGFADWNDTVNLPTGAESLMVAHMYGKALLDMLDLCQLRGETSLAQRYQDQYEQMQHIVNQHGWDGEWFVRYFDEKGAPIGSHTNAQGQIYTNGQSWSVISGFATPERATQALDAVYTKLNTANGIKLSTPGYNGFSPELGGVSTYPPGAKENGGIFLHANPWMMIAETKVGNGDRAYQYYRQINPASKNDQVEVFESEPYCYPQNILGDEHPQFGLGRNAWLSGTSSWTYVAGTQWILGVRPEVDGLCVDPCIPSDWPEFSVQRKFRGAIYQIHVVNPHQVNRGVAEMRVDGVVVQGNKAPIFTDGVHHIEITLGE, encoded by the coding sequence ATGAAATTCGGATATTTTGACGATAAAAATAAAGAATATGTTGCTACAACACCCTGTACACCAATCAAATGGTGTAATTATGTAGGAACCTTAAATTTCGGTGGTTTGGTGGATAGTAACGGCGGAATTTTACTCTGTAAGGAGGATCCCGCACTGAATCGCATCACCAAATATATTACCCAGATGCCAAATGCCGACTTTAAAGGTTCGACATTATATCTAAAGGTTCGTCATCAAAATGGGGAAGTTACGATTTTCTCGCCATTTTATACACCGACCCTGAAGCCGTTGGATAAATTTGAGAATCATACCGGACTATCTTACACCACCATTATTGCAGAAGCGTATGGTGTGCGATGTGAGAGCACCTTCTTTGTACCGAAACAAGATCCGGTTTTACTGCAAGATATTAAAATCACTAATATTTCCGGTGACGATTTGCATGTCGATGTCATTCCGGTGGTTGAATTCACCCACTTTGATGCATTAAAGCAACTGGTCAATGCTGACTGGGTCCCTCAGACGATGATCTTGAAAGCGCATCAACAAGCGCAGGGACATACCGTTTTGGAACAGTATGCGTTCATGAAGCGAGACTATGCGGTGAATTTATTGACCGCTGACCGGCCAGCGACGTCATTTGACGGAGATCGCCAGCAGTTCCTCGGGAATCACGGTTATGGGAGCTGGGCGGCACCTGAAGCATTAAATGGTGCTGAGCTGACCAACAGCGAATGTTTGCGCGGGGATAATATCGGGGCGCTGAACTTACGTTTAGGCTGGCTGAAGCCACAGCAAACCGAACGTACCGTTGTCCAATTGACCCAAATGGCGAGCCTCGCTATCGCGCAACCGCTGTTAGAGAAATATCGCGATCATCAAGTAGTCGATCAGGCTTTTGCTGACCTGGGCGAATTCTGGGATGGCTATTTGTCGGCTATTCAAGTAACAACACCTGATTCAGCGATGAACTCAATGCTGAATGTGCACAACCCTCGCCAGTGTCATACCACTAAAAACTGGTCTCGCTATTTATCGCTGTATCAGCTTGGTTATGGGGCGCGTGGGATCGGATTCCGTGATTCATCGCAGGATATTCTGGGTGTGATGACGCACATGCCTGAAGAAGCGCGGGAATTTATCGAACGTTTACTCTCGGTACAGAATACCGATGGCTCTGCCATGCATCAATTCTTCCCTTCAACGATGGAAGCCAATGCCGGTGACTCGCGTGAAGAGGAAGATCGCCCGGATTATTATGGTGATGATCACCTGTGGATCGTCTATGCCGTCACTCAATATGTCAAAGAAACCGGCAATGCGGATTTCCTCAATCAAACCATTCCTTACTATCAAAAAGATAAGCAGGGCAAGCCGGTTGATTCAGGGACAGTCTGGGATCATCTCTGCCGTGCGATTGCGTTTACACAAACGCATACCGGGCAACATGGTTTACCGCTACTGGGATTTGCGGACTGGAATGATACGGTGAATTTACCGACGGGGGCTGAGTCACTGATGGTCGCTCATATGTACGGTAAAGCGTTACTGGATATGCTCGATCTGTGTCAATTGCGTGGTGAGACATCGCTCGCACAGCGTTATCAAGACCAATATGAACAGATGCAACACATCGTCAATCAGCATGGCTGGGACGGAGAGTGGTTCGTCCGTTACTTTGATGAAAAAGGGGCACCAATCGGATCGCATACCAATGCCCAAGGACAGATCTATACCAATGGACAAAGCTGGTCGGTGATTTCTGGGTTTGCAACACCTGAGCGTGCGACGCAAGCTTTGGATGCCGTCTATACAAAATTAAATACTGCAAATGGGATTAAGCTCTCGACGCCCGGATATAACGGATTCTCGCCCGAACTGGGTGGGGTGTCTACGTATCCGCCCGGAGCGAAAGAGAATGGTGGGATCTTCTTGCACGCGAACCCATGGATGATGATTGCTGAAACCAAAGTCGGCAATGGTGATCGCGCTTACCAATATTACCGACAAATTAACCCGGCGTCTAAGAATGATCAGGTCGAGGTTTTTGAATCCGAGCCCTACTGTTATCCGCAAAATATATTGGGCGACGAGCATCCACAATTTGGCTTAGGTCGTAATGCATGGCTCTCAGGCACTTCATCATGGACCTACGTCGCCGGCACGCAGTGGATTTTGGGGGTTCGCCCTGAAGTCGATGGTTTATGTGTTGATCCTTGTATTCCCAGTGATTGGCCCGAATTTTCCGTGCAGCGGAAATTCAGAGGGGCGATTTACCAGATTCATGTCGTCAATCCGCATCAAGTCAATCGGGGCGTCGCAGAGATGCGCGTCGATGGTGTTGTGGTCCAAGGAAACAAAGCACCGATATTTACCGATGGTGTGCATCACATCGAGATCACTTTAGGTGAATAA
- a CDS encoding ABC transporter ATP-binding protein, translating into MAKVEFRNIKKSFGDVDVVKHFDFTVNDGEFVVFLGPSGCGKSTTLRMLAGLEDITSGDIYVGDKLVNKVDAKDRDLAMVFQSYALYPHMTVYENIAFALKLKGMAKKDIDTEVRKAAKMLELEPLLDRKPKALSGGQRQRVAMGRAMVRTPKVFLFDEPLSNLDAKLRGVMREEIKQLHRELKTTTIYVTHDQIEAMTLADRIVILKDGYVAQVGTPTDVFQRPANKFVAQFIGSPSMNMLDAKLISQEEAFYIQLGDNLIPLPERFKALASKNLALHLGVRPTDIHLRAQHIDHDRVFPFSVKIKDKELLGASILLKTEIAGQPLTVETQAAEVNTDELKLYLDLDSIHLFDALSENSLAS; encoded by the coding sequence ATGGCTAAAGTTGAATTCAGAAATATCAAGAAATCTTTTGGTGATGTTGATGTCGTGAAGCATTTCGACTTCACCGTGAATGATGGTGAGTTCGTGGTATTCCTCGGGCCGTCAGGTTGCGGTAAATCAACGACATTGCGGATGTTGGCCGGGCTTGAAGATATTACTTCCGGCGATATTTATGTCGGAGATAAGCTGGTCAATAAAGTGGATGCGAAAGACCGGGACCTCGCCATGGTTTTCCAAAGTTATGCGCTCTATCCCCACATGACCGTTTACGAAAATATCGCATTCGCGTTAAAACTCAAAGGCATGGCCAAAAAGGATATCGATACAGAAGTTCGTAAAGCAGCGAAAATGCTGGAACTGGAGCCATTACTGGATCGCAAACCGAAAGCGTTATCGGGTGGTCAGCGTCAGCGGGTCGCGATGGGACGCGCGATGGTTCGTACACCCAAAGTCTTTTTATTCGATGAACCGCTCTCTAACCTCGATGCGAAACTCCGGGGTGTGATGCGTGAAGAGATTAAACAGCTGCACCGCGAGCTGAAAACAACGACGATTTACGTTACCCATGACCAGATTGAAGCCATGACACTCGCGGATCGGATTGTGATCCTGAAAGATGGGTATGTTGCGCAGGTCGGGACGCCAACCGATGTCTTCCAACGACCAGCCAATAAATTTGTTGCTCAGTTTATCGGTAGCCCGTCAATGAACATGTTGGATGCGAAGCTCATCAGTCAAGAGGAAGCATTTTATATTCAATTGGGCGACAATCTGATCCCGCTGCCTGAACGATTTAAAGCACTCGCTTCGAAAAACTTAGCATTACATTTGGGGGTTCGTCCGACGGACATTCATTTACGCGCGCAACATATCGATCATGATCGTGTGTTCCCATTCTCCGTAAAAATTAAAGACAAAGAATTACTCGGCGCCAGTATTTTGTTGAAAACTGAAATTGCGGGTCAACCACTGACGGTGGAAACACAAGCGGCTGAAGTGAATACCGATGAATTAAAACTTTATTTAGATCTGGATTCAATCCATTTATTTGATGCATTAAGTGAAAATTCTTTAGCCAGTTAG